A single region of the Sphingomonas sp. LY29 genome encodes:
- a CDS encoding SIS domain-containing protein: MDTTPQDPRHLNDMFDDSSIDAYKLNYANALKVALDGVSSAEIDKLCQTIIRVADAGGQILVAGNGGSAAIAEHLCCDWTKGTSCEGHNVINTRSMTSNVALYTAIANDYGFENVFGTQLDFFGREGDLLIAISSSGNSPNILNAVTAAKERGMFVAGFSGFSGGKLKDMVDASIYVGIDNYGIVEDAHQAVMHVIAQYIAGRRDKANAEGKGAQ; encoded by the coding sequence ATGGACACTACTCCCCAGGATCCGCGTCATCTGAACGACATGTTCGATGACAGCTCGATCGACGCGTATAAGCTGAACTATGCCAACGCCCTGAAAGTGGCACTCGACGGCGTGTCGTCGGCCGAGATCGACAAGCTGTGCCAAACGATCATCCGGGTCGCCGACGCGGGCGGGCAAATCCTGGTGGCCGGGAACGGCGGGTCGGCGGCAATTGCCGAGCACCTATGCTGCGACTGGACAAAGGGGACGTCCTGCGAAGGGCATAATGTCATTAACACGCGGTCGATGACGTCCAACGTCGCGCTCTACACCGCGATCGCCAACGATTATGGTTTCGAGAATGTCTTCGGGACGCAGCTCGATTTCTTCGGGCGCGAAGGCGACCTGCTGATCGCCATATCTTCGTCGGGCAACAGCCCGAACATCCTGAACGCCGTGACGGCCGCGAAGGAGCGGGGCATGTTCGTCGCGGGCTTCTCGGGCTTCAGCGGCGGGAAGCTGAAGGACATGGTCGACGCGTCGATCTACGTCGGGATCGACAATTACGGCATCGTCGAGGATGCACACCAGGCCGTGATGCATGTCATCGCGCAATATATCGCCGGACGCCGCGACAAGGCGAATGCGGAAGGCAAGGGCGCGCAGTGA
- a CDS encoding NAD-dependent epimerase/dehydratase family protein, giving the protein MKILVTGGAGFIGSHVCDALIANGHDLVVLDNFSLGRETNVEHLADNPNFRLVRGDATNRALLAEIFADGAFECVFHLAANSDIARSHAAPSVDLDNTFMTTFCLLEAMREAGTKQIVFASTSAIYGEAAGEVGEDHGPLAPISHYGAAKLASEAFISSYGENYGIQSWITRFPNVVGPRGTHGAVFDFVQKLRRTPGELEVLGDGTQEKPYLNVHDLVAAILMVWRETSERMNIFNVGAPTRSTVADIARIVIEEGPGDADIRYTGGNRGWVGDVPKFAYDISKISALGWAPTMTSDEAIRVAARAIWDEAQ; this is encoded by the coding sequence GTGAAGATCCTCGTCACCGGCGGCGCCGGCTTCATCGGTAGCCATGTCTGCGACGCGCTGATTGCCAACGGACATGACCTCGTCGTCCTCGACAATTTCTCGCTGGGGCGGGAAACGAACGTCGAGCACCTGGCCGACAATCCGAACTTCCGGCTGGTGCGCGGCGACGCGACCAATCGCGCGCTGCTGGCCGAGATCTTCGCCGACGGCGCGTTCGAATGCGTGTTTCATCTGGCCGCGAATTCGGACATCGCACGGTCGCACGCGGCGCCTTCGGTCGATCTCGACAATACGTTCATGACGACCTTCTGCCTGCTCGAGGCGATGCGCGAAGCGGGGACGAAGCAGATCGTCTTTGCCTCGACTTCGGCCATTTATGGCGAGGCGGCCGGGGAAGTGGGCGAGGATCATGGCCCCCTGGCGCCCATTTCGCACTATGGCGCGGCCAAGCTCGCGTCCGAGGCTTTCATCAGCAGCTATGGCGAGAATTACGGCATCCAAAGCTGGATCACCCGCTTCCCCAACGTGGTCGGTCCGCGCGGCACGCACGGGGCGGTGTTCGATTTCGTGCAAAAGCTGCGGCGCACGCCAGGCGAACTTGAAGTGCTCGGAGACGGGACTCAGGAAAAGCCGTACTTGAATGTCCACGACTTGGTGGCCGCCATCCTCATGGTGTGGCGCGAGACCAGCGAGCGGATGAACATCTTCAACGTCGGTGCGCCGACGCGTTCGACGGTTGCGGACATCGCCCGCATCGTGATCGAAGAGGGCCCGGGCGACGCCGACATCCGTTACACCGGCGGCAATCGCGGCTGGGTCGGTGACGTGCCGAAGTTCGCCTACGACATCAGCAAGATCAGCGCGCTCGGTTGGGCGCCGACGATGACTTCGGACGAAGCCATCCGCGTCGCCGCCCGCGCGATCTGGGATGAGGCGCAGTGA
- a CDS encoding HAD-IIIA family hydrolase, with the protein MKAVVIAGGKGTRLGLGDLPKAMVDVDGTPLLERTVRAAVRDGITDFIFLTGHLSNAIVRHFGDGQRFGATIRHVVEKEPLGTAGAFREIRDLLTEPFVVIYGDVLMDVDLRAFADAADRNDGAGTLFVHPNDHPYDSDLLECDENGRIIAFHPKPHAEGALLPNLVNAALYILHPRVLDYIPVEGQSDWGRDVLPIVAREESLFGYRSCEYVKDIGTPDRLAKAVKSLRDGKLDRLALRTAKPVLFLDRDGVINEEVDGALSPSQVTVLPGVASAIRAFNDAGIPVICVTNQPALAKGFMSWQDLRDVGAEIDRQLADQAGAYLDDLLICPHHPEAGWEGEEPALKIDCDCRKPGDGMLRTAAAMHNIDLGRSWLVGDRYCDVAAAASAGAHSILVRGGHGGNDRSSFDVRPDHVVADLAEAAPLILADLT; encoded by the coding sequence GTGAAAGCCGTGGTGATCGCCGGCGGCAAGGGCACCCGGCTCGGCCTGGGTGACCTGCCCAAGGCGATGGTCGATGTCGACGGGACGCCGTTGCTGGAGCGCACGGTTCGCGCAGCCGTCCGCGACGGGATTACCGACTTCATCTTCCTCACCGGGCACCTGTCGAATGCGATCGTACGCCACTTCGGTGACGGGCAGAGGTTTGGCGCGACCATCCGGCATGTGGTGGAGAAGGAGCCGTTGGGGACGGCGGGGGCGTTCCGGGAAATCCGCGACCTTCTCACCGAGCCGTTCGTAGTGATCTACGGCGATGTCCTGATGGACGTCGACCTTCGTGCCTTTGCCGACGCGGCCGATCGCAACGACGGCGCGGGCACCTTGTTCGTCCACCCCAACGACCATCCTTACGACAGCGACCTGCTGGAGTGTGACGAGAATGGGCGGATCATCGCCTTCCATCCCAAGCCGCATGCCGAAGGGGCGTTGTTACCCAATCTAGTCAACGCGGCACTGTATATTCTTCACCCGCGCGTGCTCGATTACATCCCAGTCGAAGGCCAGTCGGATTGGGGCCGCGACGTCCTCCCGATCGTCGCTCGCGAGGAGAGCCTGTTCGGCTATCGCAGCTGCGAATATGTCAAGGACATCGGCACGCCGGACCGGTTGGCGAAGGCCGTCAAAAGCCTTCGCGATGGTAAGCTGGATCGTCTCGCGCTGCGCACGGCCAAGCCTGTGCTGTTCCTCGACCGCGACGGCGTGATCAACGAGGAAGTGGACGGCGCATTGTCCCCTTCGCAAGTGACCGTGCTGCCCGGTGTGGCAAGCGCCATTCGCGCATTCAACGACGCGGGCATTCCCGTCATCTGCGTGACCAACCAGCCTGCGCTCGCCAAGGGGTTCATGAGCTGGCAGGACCTTCGTGATGTCGGCGCAGAGATCGATCGTCAACTCGCGGATCAGGCGGGCGCCTATCTCGACGACCTCCTGATCTGCCCGCATCATCCCGAAGCCGGGTGGGAAGGTGAGGAGCCCGCGCTGAAAATCGACTGCGACTGCCGCAAGCCCGGCGACGGAATGCTCCGCACCGCGGCGGCGATGCATAACATCGACCTTGGCCGCTCGTGGCTTGTCGGCGATCGCTATTGCGACGTGGCGGCGGCCGCGTCGGCAGGGGCGCATTCCATCCTGGTTCGTGGCGGTCATGGCGGGAACGACAGATCGTCGTTTGATGTGCGGCCCGATCATGTCGTCGCCGACCTTGCCGAAGCGGCCCCGCTCATTCTGGCCGACCTGACATGA
- a CDS encoding glycosyltransferase, translating to MDQVQRDYRALADSGLFDPEYYLRENSDVAKLGIDPLQHFIDCGWSESRNPNSLFDTQWYLDEYPDVAQSGINPLLHYHRIGGFIGRNPSLRFDSKWYLDFYPDVREVGVNPLSHYLVSGQFESRQAKSVVAAAAAGGRAQTPYDHWMEVNRFSARDRAELEQRLKGHKARLPKISVVTPVYDTDRHLLTETVDSVLNQVYQNWELCLVNDASPAAHIAPQLERFATSDPRIRVRHLSKNGGISIATNEAVEMATGDVVLFLDHDDLLTVDCLAEIALHYAEHPDVDMVYSDDDKIDVKGRRYAPQFKPDWSPVLLLSWMYIGHVFTVKRSLFLDVGGFRADFDGSQDYDFALRAAERVRGVGHVPKILYHWRAVEGSTATGGEAKPSSMNRGLLAVQEAIDRRGIKGAKAFFPDWAQEANVGMFDIKFADRGPTVTIIIPTKDQVGLLRNCIESIGKTTYRDFSILVVDNGSEEEETAEYLETLSENPSCRVVAIPNDKAGFSFARVNNKAVEQCDSEFVLFLNNDTQVITPGWLSQMMGYAQMPDVGAVGARLYFEDGTLQHAGIVHGYHGGLVGHAFRGLPPHNWGYLGFVRSAREYSAVTAACMLTPRALFEEVGGFDEENFAVAYNDVDYCYRLVQHGKTCVYCPTAELWHYEGKSRGFNDNPMERANFRRLYGEWVDRWYNPNLSLENEEFEVRPIRPATISKDPIRIGAFTHNLNNEGAPTTLMDLIIGMKKKGLIDPVIFSPADGPLKSLYEAEGCRVIILDGAMHGAKDRDTQTTGFAGIGMLLRALEIEVVIANTLQSYWAVEGSRFARIPSILAQHESEPWETYFDDLAPDMRDAAYKAFADAYRVLYVAEATRRSWLPVQTRRNFEVVRHGIPLDRLKAETTRWTRAAARKKLGVPAGAYVLSVVGTVCRRKGQLDLVKAYARLSEERRASTYVFIAGKIVDPEYIVEFNEVLDTLDNPNLVLTDHIDDPFLFYAASDIFVCTSLIESAPRVIVEAMACGLPIVTTPVFGIPELVDEGVNAVYYEPGDDQELAEWIERMLSDDQLRGKLAKNSPAVLAGQAGFAEMVDQYGEIVRQAVNLEIVD from the coding sequence GTGGATCAGGTGCAACGCGATTATCGGGCATTGGCGGACAGCGGGCTTTTCGATCCCGAATATTATCTGCGGGAAAATTCCGACGTCGCGAAGCTGGGCATCGATCCGCTCCAGCACTTCATCGACTGCGGTTGGTCCGAGAGCCGAAATCCCAATTCGCTGTTCGATACCCAATGGTACCTCGATGAATATCCCGATGTGGCCCAGTCGGGGATCAACCCCTTGCTGCATTACCATCGTATCGGCGGCTTCATCGGCCGGAACCCCAGCCTGCGGTTCGACAGCAAATGGTATCTGGATTTCTACCCCGACGTTCGCGAAGTCGGCGTCAATCCACTGTCGCATTACCTGGTCAGCGGCCAGTTTGAATCGCGTCAGGCCAAGTCGGTCGTCGCCGCCGCGGCAGCAGGTGGGCGTGCACAGACGCCGTACGATCATTGGATGGAGGTCAATCGCTTCAGCGCTCGCGACCGCGCCGAGCTTGAGCAGAGGCTGAAAGGCCACAAGGCGCGTCTGCCGAAGATCTCGGTCGTGACGCCGGTGTACGATACCGACCGTCACCTGCTGACCGAGACTGTCGATTCCGTGCTCAACCAGGTCTATCAGAACTGGGAGCTATGCCTCGTCAACGATGCCAGCCCAGCCGCGCATATCGCGCCGCAGCTGGAACGCTTCGCGACCTCCGATCCGCGCATTCGGGTCAGGCACTTGTCGAAGAACGGCGGTATCTCGATCGCGACCAACGAAGCCGTCGAGATGGCGACCGGCGACGTCGTTCTGTTTCTCGATCATGACGACCTGCTGACGGTCGATTGCCTTGCGGAAATCGCGCTCCACTATGCCGAGCATCCCGACGTCGACATGGTCTACAGCGACGACGACAAGATCGATGTGAAGGGCCGTCGATACGCCCCACAGTTCAAGCCAGACTGGTCCCCGGTCCTGCTGCTGTCGTGGATGTACATCGGCCACGTCTTCACCGTGAAGCGGTCGCTGTTTCTCGATGTCGGGGGCTTCCGCGCGGACTTCGACGGATCGCAGGATTACGACTTCGCGCTTCGCGCGGCGGAGCGAGTCCGCGGCGTCGGCCACGTTCCAAAAATCCTCTATCACTGGCGCGCGGTCGAAGGTTCGACCGCGACCGGCGGCGAGGCAAAACCCAGCAGCATGAACCGCGGCCTGCTCGCGGTGCAGGAAGCGATCGACCGCCGCGGGATCAAGGGCGCCAAGGCTTTTTTCCCCGACTGGGCGCAGGAAGCGAATGTCGGCATGTTCGACATCAAGTTCGCCGACCGGGGGCCCACGGTGACGATCATCATTCCGACCAAGGACCAGGTCGGGCTGCTTCGCAATTGCATCGAGTCGATCGGCAAGACGACCTACCGCGATTTTTCGATCCTCGTCGTCGACAATGGCAGCGAAGAGGAAGAGACCGCCGAATATCTCGAAACGCTTTCGGAGAATCCGTCGTGCCGAGTGGTGGCGATCCCGAACGACAAGGCCGGGTTCAGCTTCGCGCGCGTCAACAACAAGGCGGTCGAACAGTGCGACAGCGAGTTCGTGCTGTTTCTCAACAATGACACGCAGGTCATCACCCCCGGCTGGCTCAGCCAGATGATGGGCTATGCCCAGATGCCGGACGTCGGCGCCGTCGGGGCTCGCCTTTATTTCGAGGACGGCACGCTTCAGCATGCCGGGATCGTGCATGGCTATCACGGCGGTCTCGTCGGGCATGCCTTCCGTGGATTGCCGCCGCATAATTGGGGCTATCTCGGCTTCGTGCGGAGCGCTCGCGAATATTCGGCCGTGACCGCTGCGTGCATGCTCACGCCGCGCGCGCTGTTTGAGGAAGTCGGCGGGTTCGACGAGGAGAATTTCGCGGTCGCCTACAACGACGTCGATTATTGCTACCGCCTCGTCCAGCACGGGAAGACCTGCGTCTACTGCCCGACCGCCGAGCTTTGGCACTACGAAGGCAAGTCGCGCGGCTTCAACGACAATCCCATGGAACGCGCGAACTTTCGCCGCCTTTACGGCGAATGGGTCGATCGCTGGTACAACCCTAATCTGTCGCTGGAGAATGAGGAGTTCGAGGTCCGGCCGATCCGGCCCGCGACGATCAGCAAGGATCCCATCCGAATCGGCGCCTTTACGCATAATCTGAACAACGAGGGTGCGCCGACGACGTTGATGGACCTGATCATCGGCATGAAGAAAAAGGGGTTGATCGATCCGGTCATTTTCTCGCCCGCCGATGGTCCGCTGAAGTCGCTTTACGAGGCGGAAGGATGTCGGGTCATCATTCTCGATGGCGCGATGCATGGCGCGAAGGACCGCGACACGCAGACGACGGGCTTCGCCGGGATCGGCATGCTGCTTCGCGCGCTTGAGATCGAGGTCGTCATCGCCAACACGCTGCAAAGCTATTGGGCGGTCGAAGGGTCGCGTTTCGCTCGCATTCCGTCGATCCTTGCGCAGCACGAGAGCGAGCCGTGGGAAACCTATTTCGACGACTTGGCGCCCGACATGCGCGACGCCGCCTACAAGGCGTTTGCGGACGCGTATCGCGTTCTCTACGTCGCCGAGGCGACGCGGCGCTCATGGCTGCCGGTCCAGACCCGTCGCAACTTCGAAGTCGTTCGGCACGGCATCCCGCTCGATCGCCTGAAGGCCGAGACGACTCGGTGGACGCGCGCTGCTGCCCGCAAGAAGCTTGGCGTTCCAGCGGGCGCGTACGTCCTGTCGGTGGTCGGGACGGTCTGTCGGCGAAAAGGTCAGCTCGACCTCGTCAAAGCCTATGCCCGCCTGAGCGAAGAGCGGCGCGCCAGCACCTACGTCTTCATCGCGGGCAAGATCGTTGACCCTGAATATATTGTCGAGTTCAACGAAGTGCTGGACACCCTCGACAATCCGAATTTGGTGCTGACCGACCACATCGACGACCCGTTCCTGTTCTACGCAGCGAGCGATATTTTCGTCTGCACCTCACTCATCGAAAGCGCGCCGAGGGTGATCGTCGAAGCGATGGCGTGCGGCCTTCCCATCGTGACCACTCCGGTGTTCGGAATTCCCGAGCTCGTCGATGAGGGTGTCAACGCGGTCTATTACGAGCCGGGCGACGATCAGGAACTGGCGGAATGGATCGAACGCATGCTGTCGGACGACCAGCTGCGCGGCAAGCTGGCCAAGAACAGCCCCGCCGTGCTCGCCGGGCAGGCCGGGTTTGCCGAGATGGTCGACCAGTATGGAGAGATCGTTCGACAGGCGGTGAACCTGGAGATCGTCGACTAA
- a CDS encoding rhamnan synthesis F family protein produces MMTAVQDGEGSDAVTASDEVSLYDIVEQSERFDPTYYAGLRGFSKSLDRAALARDYVDQGEAEGLSPGPFFDPAFYAHTYPDLAKAECKFAHFIQYGQAEGRHGTFASFLMAEGLDQQAIAEGLVPFPGHGPDHPDYLRGLIDALRKGEADEDFFSAAAYIRFNPDLRDFPIPPLIHYMRHGRAEGRRSNLDVLDSIIFNDRVVTPGLPFILVGIHEGSQTGAPKVGLDLAQELSSQFNVIFFLLNDGPLLDIAQYRFPITVHAGTNMQEALFIYESLNARFGITRAVFSSVACEPLIRTIAECDVQIVCLVHEFREDFFQFERSIVNYCDLLVFSSERLRTSWATLIQEVGRPPQRSIVLPQPPSAGSERKWSRAEARSLVEKSLNIDLGDDPLVLAAGAVQMRKGVDTFLQVATDLRRRRRRHVCVWVGQQVNEHDRGFGIWLHVHIKEAACQFGTDVVHFVPAGPAYEVLMDAADVFVVPSRLDPLPNVALDAALRATPVVAFAGATGLGDLARLGEIDLIEADYGSVEQIVDAIERTTASQAAKWPWKKRQRPEHSVGSVRTYGNYAAEVFKAAEALRDLPIEPNETVDPDYTGPALKTRFNRFNDEREMVETKHLIERSLRLGIATFNPRPGVHSRRDENGRMAHYRSVWCQDRRIEDVPASTIVHVHAYYPDVLPEIFGQFAKGARSASFVITTPNEEKASEIRTIGQRFSMENIDIVVTPSNRGRDIGPFIDELASRCAPSDVVCHVHTKKSPEAGDWFGERWRDNMYRSVLSQPAIDLFNDPAVGLVIPDNPRNNGWTENWAEAKKIAAAWTENLPYHPGPFPIGNMFWVRGAVLHAMREATIQSTWPTEPIKVDGTVLHAIERLWPMACAQVGLELAAVYARESRDADCEKSRSSSDVDDQSVTERRRIRDRFYRALTETIPAQS; encoded by the coding sequence ATGATGACCGCTGTGCAGGATGGCGAAGGTTCGGATGCGGTCACCGCATCCGACGAGGTGTCGCTTTACGATATTGTCGAGCAATCCGAGCGGTTCGATCCGACATATTATGCGGGGCTTCGCGGGTTTTCAAAGAGCCTCGACAGGGCGGCTCTCGCTCGAGACTATGTCGATCAGGGCGAAGCCGAGGGTCTGAGCCCGGGCCCGTTCTTCGACCCTGCTTTCTACGCTCACACCTATCCCGACCTTGCCAAGGCGGAGTGCAAGTTCGCGCACTTCATTCAGTACGGCCAGGCGGAAGGCCGCCACGGCACCTTCGCCAGCTTTCTGATGGCTGAAGGGTTGGACCAGCAGGCAATCGCGGAGGGCCTCGTCCCGTTTCCAGGGCACGGCCCCGACCATCCCGACTATCTTCGCGGCCTGATCGATGCGCTGCGAAAAGGCGAAGCAGACGAGGACTTCTTCTCCGCGGCCGCCTACATCCGGTTCAATCCCGACCTGCGCGACTTTCCGATCCCGCCGCTTATCCACTACATGCGCCATGGCCGCGCAGAAGGCCGTCGGTCGAACCTCGACGTGCTTGATTCGATCATCTTCAACGACCGCGTCGTGACCCCCGGCCTTCCGTTCATCCTCGTGGGCATCCACGAAGGCTCACAAACGGGCGCCCCCAAGGTCGGTCTCGACCTGGCGCAGGAACTGTCGTCGCAGTTCAACGTGATCTTCTTTTTGCTGAACGACGGCCCGCTGCTCGATATCGCCCAATATCGCTTCCCGATCACCGTGCACGCCGGGACGAATATGCAGGAGGCGCTCTTCATTTATGAAAGCCTCAATGCGCGGTTTGGAATCACACGCGCCGTTTTTTCTAGCGTCGCCTGCGAGCCACTGATCCGGACAATCGCCGAATGCGACGTGCAGATCGTCTGCCTCGTCCATGAGTTCCGCGAAGATTTTTTCCAGTTCGAACGAAGCATCGTCAATTACTGCGACCTGCTGGTCTTCTCGTCGGAGCGCCTGAGGACATCATGGGCGACGCTGATCCAGGAAGTCGGCCGGCCGCCGCAGCGGTCGATCGTCCTTCCGCAGCCGCCGAGCGCTGGCTCCGAACGAAAGTGGAGCCGCGCCGAGGCCCGTTCCCTGGTCGAAAAATCGCTCAACATCGACCTTGGCGATGACCCGTTGGTGCTTGCCGCCGGGGCGGTTCAGATGCGCAAGGGGGTCGACACCTTTCTGCAAGTCGCCACCGATCTTCGCCGCAGACGCCGTCGCCATGTCTGCGTTTGGGTGGGGCAACAGGTCAACGAACACGATCGCGGCTTCGGTATCTGGCTGCACGTCCACATCAAGGAGGCCGCGTGTCAATTCGGAACCGACGTCGTTCACTTCGTGCCTGCCGGGCCCGCGTATGAGGTGCTCATGGACGCGGCCGACGTTTTCGTCGTGCCGTCGCGTCTCGACCCCCTCCCGAACGTCGCGCTCGATGCGGCGTTGCGTGCAACGCCGGTGGTCGCGTTCGCTGGCGCGACCGGGCTCGGCGACCTGGCGCGGCTTGGCGAAATTGACCTCATCGAAGCCGACTATGGATCGGTCGAGCAGATCGTCGACGCGATCGAACGAACGACGGCCTCGCAAGCAGCGAAATGGCCTTGGAAAAAGCGGCAGCGTCCGGAGCACTCGGTTGGATCGGTGCGCACCTACGGCAATTATGCCGCCGAGGTCTTCAAGGCTGCGGAAGCGCTCCGCGATTTGCCGATCGAGCCGAACGAAACGGTCGATCCGGATTACACCGGTCCCGCGCTCAAGACCCGCTTCAACCGCTTCAATGACGAGCGCGAGATGGTCGAGACCAAGCATTTGATCGAGCGCTCGCTCCGCCTTGGCATTGCGACCTTCAACCCGCGGCCCGGCGTGCATTCACGCCGTGACGAAAATGGGCGCATGGCTCATTACCGGTCGGTGTGGTGCCAGGATCGAAGGATCGAGGACGTGCCCGCGTCCACCATCGTCCATGTGCACGCTTATTACCCCGACGTTCTTCCCGAAATCTTCGGACAATTCGCCAAGGGCGCGCGATCGGCATCGTTCGTCATCACCACTCCCAACGAGGAGAAAGCTTCCGAGATCAGGACGATCGGTCAGCGTTTCTCGATGGAGAATATCGACATCGTCGTGACCCCATCCAACCGCGGACGTGACATCGGACCGTTCATCGACGAACTGGCGTCGCGATGCGCTCCTTCGGACGTCGTGTGCCATGTGCATACGAAGAAGAGCCCAGAAGCGGGCGACTGGTTCGGCGAGCGGTGGCGAGACAACATGTATCGCAGCGTCCTGTCGCAGCCGGCGATCGACCTGTTCAACGATCCAGCCGTCGGCCTCGTCATCCCCGACAATCCGCGAAACAACGGCTGGACCGAGAATTGGGCCGAAGCGAAGAAGATCGCCGCCGCGTGGACCGAGAACCTGCCCTATCATCCCGGGCCTTTCCCGATCGGCAACATGTTCTGGGTTCGCGGGGCCGTTCTTCACGCGATGCGCGAGGCGACGATACAATCGACTTGGCCGACCGAGCCGATCAAGGTCGACGGCACCGTACTTCACGCGATCGAACGACTTTGGCCGATGGCATGTGCCCAGGTCGGCCTGGAACTCGCCGCCGTCTACGCCCGGGAAAGTCGCGATGCCGATTGCGAGAAGTCGCGGTCGTCGTCGGACGTTGACGACCAAAGCGTGACCGAACGGCGTCGGATCCGCGACCGCTTCTATCGAGCGCTAACTGAGACAATCCCGGCGCAGAGTTAG
- a CDS encoding NAD-dependent epimerase/dehydratase family protein: MTDRLRILVIGGGFIGKAVVRRLIADGHQVSVITRAPRPSSIAGVDWRHGDIVSACSPDTLSDVDAIFCCHGTIAPATKLASVADALRSETLPMVDLAELAAKKGVRRLVFVSSGGTVYGAASEVPTSEDCRPAPINTYGMTKVQTEYALLDVARQTDLGTTILRVSNPFGFDQVGTSRNGFVAAAISAALSGESLALWGDGSVVRDFVAVDDVAGAAARALTDRGEESRVLNVGSGVGTSLQEVCDIVEAVVKRPLRIAFEQGRPVDVPINVLDIGRAAEQLGWRPRIGLRQGIEEIVARLA; encoded by the coding sequence GTGACGGATCGTCTGCGCATACTCGTCATCGGCGGCGGCTTTATTGGCAAGGCGGTCGTTCGACGACTGATCGCCGATGGGCATCAGGTCTCGGTCATCACCCGCGCGCCGCGCCCGTCGTCGATCGCCGGAGTGGATTGGCGGCACGGGGACATCGTCAGCGCGTGCAGTCCGGACACGCTGTCCGACGTCGATGCCATCTTCTGTTGTCATGGAACGATCGCGCCCGCCACGAAGCTTGCGAGCGTCGCGGACGCCTTGAGGAGCGAGACGCTTCCGATGGTCGATCTCGCAGAACTGGCGGCCAAGAAGGGGGTTCGGCGGCTCGTATTCGTGTCATCCGGTGGCACCGTCTACGGAGCCGCGAGCGAGGTTCCGACGTCGGAAGATTGCCGACCGGCGCCGATCAATACCTACGGAATGACGAAGGTGCAGACCGAATATGCGCTGCTCGACGTCGCGCGCCAGACCGACCTCGGGACGACGATCTTGCGCGTTTCCAATCCCTTCGGGTTCGATCAGGTGGGGACGTCGCGCAACGGCTTCGTCGCCGCCGCAATCTCGGCCGCGCTGTCAGGCGAATCGTTGGCTCTCTGGGGTGATGGCTCGGTCGTCCGGGACTTCGTGGCCGTCGATGATGTTGCCGGTGCGGCCGCGCGCGCGCTAACCGATCGGGGCGAGGAGTCTCGCGTTCTCAATGTCGGATCGGGAGTGGGGACCTCCCTGCAAGAGGTCTGCGACATTGTCGAAGCGGTGGTGAAGCGTCCGCTCCGCATTGCCTTCGAGCAGGGTCGCCCGGTCGACGTCCCGATCAATGTCCTCGATATCGGGCGCGCTGCCGAGCAACTCGGCTGGCGACCACGAATTGGCCTTAGGCAGGGGATCGAGGAAATCGTCGCCAGATTGGCCTGA